The following coding sequences are from one Panicum hallii strain FIL2 chromosome 5, PHallii_v3.1, whole genome shotgun sequence window:
- the LOC112891359 gene encoding rhodanese-like domain-containing protein 4A, chloroplastic, with protein MALLRLQEQCSLLRISSSHLPNPLKPPRNPRRNQLLPPNAAKDAGPSEITVPRAPGAAPKAAIPARKAAAPWREALVPVAAAAASWPLPSLAAEGDGKVSLESIVVAIDDFNNRNPFFVAGVVFVWLVVIPLVEEYVFKKYKPVSAIDAFRKLRDAPEAQLLDIRRGKSVRFMPPPNLKLVDKSAVQVEFDEEDEKGFVKEVLTRFSDPANTVVCVLDNFDGNSLKVAELLIENGFKEAYAIKGGLRGPEGWQAVQENYLPPSVHVFPRRKKGKTLAPADVSSDGADGLQKANREPLDPPSSFVINTSNESKDVYENPNGSVTAAKHATTRPLSPYPNYADLKPPTSPTPSKPS; from the exons ATGGCTCTCCTCCGGCTCCAAGAACAGTGCTCGCTCCTCAGAATCTCCAGCTCCCACCTCCCAAATCCCCTCAAACCCCCAAGAAATCCTCGAAGGAACCAACTTTTGCCGCCCAATGCGGCCAAGGATGCCGGCCCCTCCGAAATCACGGTTCCTCGTGCTCCCGGCGCGGCGCCCAAGGCCGCAATCCCGGCGCGGAAGGCGGCGGCACCTTGGCGGGAAGCCCTCGtccccgtcgccgccgcggccgcgtccTGGCCGCTCCCTTCCCTCGCGGCGGAGGGCGACGGGAAGGTGAGCCTCGAATCCATCGTAGTGGCCATCGACGACTTCAACAACCGCAACCCCTTCTTCGTGGCCGGGGTCGTGTTCGTGTGGCTCGTGGTGATCCCGCTGGTGGAGGAGTACGTCTTCAAGAAGTACAAGCCCGTGAGCGCCATCGACGCGTTCCGCAAGCTCCGCGACGCGCCGGAGGCGCAGCTGCTGGACATCCGCCGGGGCAAGAGCGTGCGGTTCATGCCGCCGCCGAACCTGAAGCTTGTCGACAAGAGCGCCGTGCAGGTTGAGTTCGACGAGGAGGACGAGAAGGGGTTCGTCAAGGAGGTGCTGACGAGGTTCTCAGACCCCGCGAACACCGTCGTCTGCGTCCTTGACAA CTTTGATGGTAATTCTTTGAAAGTTGCTGAGCTACTGATCGAGAATGGTTTCAAGGAAGCGTATGCAATCAAAGGGGGCTTGAGAGGTCCAGAAGGGTGGCAG GCGGTTCAAGAAAATTATCTCCCCCCATCTGTACATGTTTTCCCAAGGAGAAAGAAGGGCAAAACTTTAGCTCCTGCAGATGTGAGCTCTGATGGAGCAGATGGTCTGCAAAAGGCAAACAGGGAACCATTAGATCCTCCAAGCAGCTTTGTAATCAATACAAGCAATGAATCCAAAGATGTTTATGAAAATCCTAATGGAAGTGTGACTGCTGCAAAACATGCCACTACAAGACCCTTGTCGCCATATCCAAAT TACGCTGACTTGAAGCCACCAACATCTCCAACACCATCAAAACCGAGTTAA
- the LOC112894365 gene encoding LOB domain-containing protein 6 — MASSVPAPSGSVITVASSSSSAAAAAVCGTGSPCAACKFLRRKCQPDCVFAPYFPPDNPQKFVHVHRVFGASNVTKLLNELHPFQREDAVNSLAYEADMRLRDPVYGCVGVISILQHNLRQLQQDLARAKYELSKYQAAAAAASASTGPNGPQAMAEFIGSAMPNGAHNFINIGHSAALGSIGGSPAVFGQEQFANSQMLSRSYDGEPIARLGINGGYEFGYSTAMGGAGPVSGLGTLGISPFLKSGTAGGDEKPSAGQ, encoded by the exons ATGGCGTCGTCGGTGCCGGCGCCATCGGGGTCGGTGATCACCGTGGCGTCGTCCTCGTCgtccgcagccgcggccgcggTGTGCGGCACCGGGTCGCCGTGCGCGGCGTGCAAGTTCCTGCGGCGCAAGTGCCAGCCGGACTGCGTGTTCGCGCCCTACTTCCCGCCGGACAACCCGCAGAAGTTCGTGCACGTGCATCGCGTCTTCGGCGCGAGCAACGTGACCAAGCTGCTGAACGAGCTCCACCCCTTCCAGCGCGAGGACGCCGTGAACTCGCTCGCCTACGAGGCCGACATGCGCCTCCGCGACCCCGTCTACGGCTGCGTCGGGGTCATCTCCATCCTCCAGCACAACCTCCGCCAGCTCCAGCAGGACCTCGCCCGCGCCAAGTACGAGCTCTCCAAGTACCAG gcggcggcggcggcggcttctgcGTCGACGGGGCCGAACGGGCCGCAAGCGATGGCAGAGTTCATCGGCAGCGCGATGCCGAACGGCGCGCACAACTTCATCAACATTGGGCACTCGGCGGCGCTCGGCTCCATCGGAGGCTCGCCCGCCGTGTTCGGGCAGGAGCAGTTCGCCAACTCGCAGATGCTGTCCAGGAGCTACGACGGCGAGCCCATCGCGAGGCTGGGGATCAACGGCGGCTACGAGTTCGGGTACTCGACCGCGATGGGCGGCGCCGGGCCTGTCTCTGGCCTCGGGACGCTCGGCATCAGCCCGTTCCTGAAGTCCGGcaccgccggcggcgacgagaaGCCCAGCGCCGGGCAGTAG
- the LOC112895535 gene encoding DNA-directed RNA polymerase III subunit RPC4-like isoform X2 has translation MDADGSSKRSRPVRRAVKKLKFKPKVPPQKPKKLTTETPQQEEPKPIDEQLMKILRTRQAPVNIVPKTKDERSTQKPPSTPPSADLVSLLPAQSGVHKQNQSKPLQIPRSFPVAINSGKFDSEESGDDDDDDDDNDNDNVELQETQPSSIECEASTCPAEELHLLEEQDSKERIFLFQLPKSLPLPRRSSNIVETKGKATGKEVKEGSNLQQLPQGYLGKMLVYKSGKVKMKLGDVLFDVNPGAESRMPQHVVALNTREKHCCLLGEIENRHVIVTPDVDSLLNDK, from the exons ATGGATGCAGATGGTAGCTCCAAGAGAAGTCGCCCAGTTCGTCGCGCCGTGAAG AAGCTCAAGTTCAAACCGAAAGTGCCACCGCAGAAGCCAAAGAAATTGACCACGGAAAC GCCacaacaggaagaaccaaaaccAATCGATGAACAGTTGATGAAAATACTGAGG ACTCGTCAGGCGCCTGTAAACATTGTGCCAAAAACAAAAG ACGAGCGCTCAACACAGAAACCCCCCTCGACACCACCTTCTGCAGATCTTGTCAGCTTGTTGCCAGCGCAATCAGGAGTGCACAAGCAAAATCAATCA AAGCCACTCCAAATCCCCAGATCCTTTCCCGTTGCTATTAATTCAG GAAAGTTTGATAGCGAAGAGAGCggagatgacgacgacgacgatgacgacaACGATAATGACAATGTTGAGTTGCAGGAGACTCAGCCAAGTTCAATTGAATGCGAAGCTTCAACATGTCCAGCAGAGGAGCTTCATTTGCTC GAAGAACAAGATAGCAAAGAAAGAATATTCCTCTTCCAGCTCCCAAAATCTCTTCCTTTGCCCAGAAGGTCATCCAATATAGTTGAAACGAAAGGAAAAGCCACTGGCAAGGAGGTGAAGGAAGGATCCAACCTTCAGCAGCTGCCTCAGGGTTATTTGGGCAAAATGCTGGTATACAAAAGCGGCAAGGTCAAAATGAAGTTAGGGGACGTCTTGTTTGAT GTGAATCCAGGAGCAGAGAGTAGGATGCCACAACATGTAGTAGCTCTGAACACTCGAGAAAAACATTGTTGCTTACTTGGGGAGATTGAGAATCGGCATGTCATTGTGACTCCGGATGTTGATTCTTTGCTGAATGACAAGTAG
- the LOC112895535 gene encoding DNA-directed RNA polymerase III subunit RPC4-like isoform X1 yields MDADGSSKRSRPVRRAVKKLKFKPKVPPQKPKKLTTETPQQEEPKPIDEQLMKILRTRQAPVNIVPKTKDERSTQKPPSTPPSADLVSLLPAQSGVHKQNQSKPLQIPRSFPVAINSGKFDSEESGDDDDDDDDNDNDNVELQETQPSSIECEASTCPAEELHLLQEEQDSKERIFLFQLPKSLPLPRRSSNIVETKGKATGKEVKEGSNLQQLPQGYLGKMLVYKSGKVKMKLGDVLFDVNPGAESRMPQHVVALNTREKHCCLLGEIENRHVIVTPDVDSLLNDK; encoded by the exons ATGGATGCAGATGGTAGCTCCAAGAGAAGTCGCCCAGTTCGTCGCGCCGTGAAG AAGCTCAAGTTCAAACCGAAAGTGCCACCGCAGAAGCCAAAGAAATTGACCACGGAAAC GCCacaacaggaagaaccaaaaccAATCGATGAACAGTTGATGAAAATACTGAGG ACTCGTCAGGCGCCTGTAAACATTGTGCCAAAAACAAAAG ACGAGCGCTCAACACAGAAACCCCCCTCGACACCACCTTCTGCAGATCTTGTCAGCTTGTTGCCAGCGCAATCAGGAGTGCACAAGCAAAATCAATCA AAGCCACTCCAAATCCCCAGATCCTTTCCCGTTGCTATTAATTCAG GAAAGTTTGATAGCGAAGAGAGCggagatgacgacgacgacgatgacgacaACGATAATGACAATGTTGAGTTGCAGGAGACTCAGCCAAGTTCAATTGAATGCGAAGCTTCAACATGTCCAGCAGAGGAGCTTCATTTGCTC CAGGAAGAACAAGATAGCAAAGAAAGAATATTCCTCTTCCAGCTCCCAAAATCTCTTCCTTTGCCCAGAAGGTCATCCAATATAGTTGAAACGAAAGGAAAAGCCACTGGCAAGGAGGTGAAGGAAGGATCCAACCTTCAGCAGCTGCCTCAGGGTTATTTGGGCAAAATGCTGGTATACAAAAGCGGCAAGGTCAAAATGAAGTTAGGGGACGTCTTGTTTGAT GTGAATCCAGGAGCAGAGAGTAGGATGCCACAACATGTAGTAGCTCTGAACACTCGAGAAAAACATTGTTGCTTACTTGGGGAGATTGAGAATCGGCATGTCATTGTGACTCCGGATGTTGATTCTTTGCTGAATGACAAGTAG
- the LOC112895535 gene encoding uncharacterized protein LOC112895535 isoform X3, producing the protein MDADGSSKRSRPVRRAVKKLKFKPKVPPQKPKKLTTETPQQEEPKPIDEQLMKILRTRQAPVNIVPKTKDERSTQKPPSTPPSADLVSLLPAQSGVHKQNQSPLQIPRSFPVAINSGKFDSEESGDDDDDDDDNDNDNVELQETQPSSIECEASTCPAEELHLLQEEQDSKERIFLFQLPKSLPLPRRSSNIVETKGKATGKEVKEGSNLQQLPQGYLGKMLVYKSGKVKMKLGDVLFDVNPGAESRMPQHVVALNTREKHCCLLGEIENRHVIVTPDVDSLLNDK; encoded by the exons ATGGATGCAGATGGTAGCTCCAAGAGAAGTCGCCCAGTTCGTCGCGCCGTGAAG AAGCTCAAGTTCAAACCGAAAGTGCCACCGCAGAAGCCAAAGAAATTGACCACGGAAAC GCCacaacaggaagaaccaaaaccAATCGATGAACAGTTGATGAAAATACTGAGG ACTCGTCAGGCGCCTGTAAACATTGTGCCAAAAACAAAAG ACGAGCGCTCAACACAGAAACCCCCCTCGACACCACCTTCTGCAGATCTTGTCAGCTTGTTGCCAGCGCAATCAGGAGTGCACAAGCAAAATCAATCA CCACTCCAAATCCCCAGATCCTTTCCCGTTGCTATTAATTCAG GAAAGTTTGATAGCGAAGAGAGCggagatgacgacgacgacgatgacgacaACGATAATGACAATGTTGAGTTGCAGGAGACTCAGCCAAGTTCAATTGAATGCGAAGCTTCAACATGTCCAGCAGAGGAGCTTCATTTGCTC CAGGAAGAACAAGATAGCAAAGAAAGAATATTCCTCTTCCAGCTCCCAAAATCTCTTCCTTTGCCCAGAAGGTCATCCAATATAGTTGAAACGAAAGGAAAAGCCACTGGCAAGGAGGTGAAGGAAGGATCCAACCTTCAGCAGCTGCCTCAGGGTTATTTGGGCAAAATGCTGGTATACAAAAGCGGCAAGGTCAAAATGAAGTTAGGGGACGTCTTGTTTGAT GTGAATCCAGGAGCAGAGAGTAGGATGCCACAACATGTAGTAGCTCTGAACACTCGAGAAAAACATTGTTGCTTACTTGGGGAGATTGAGAATCGGCATGTCATTGTGACTCCGGATGTTGATTCTTTGCTGAATGACAAGTAG
- the LOC112895535 gene encoding uncharacterized protein LOC112895535 isoform X4, translating into MDADGSSKRSRPVRRAVKKLKFKPKVPPQKPKKLTTETPQQEEPKPIDEQLMKILRTRQAPVNIVPKTKDERSTQKPPSTPPSADLVSLLPAQSGVHKQNQSPLQIPRSFPVAINSGKFDSEESGDDDDDDDDNDNDNVELQETQPSSIECEASTCPAEELHLLEEQDSKERIFLFQLPKSLPLPRRSSNIVETKGKATGKEVKEGSNLQQLPQGYLGKMLVYKSGKVKMKLGDVLFDVNPGAESRMPQHVVALNTREKHCCLLGEIENRHVIVTPDVDSLLNDK; encoded by the exons ATGGATGCAGATGGTAGCTCCAAGAGAAGTCGCCCAGTTCGTCGCGCCGTGAAG AAGCTCAAGTTCAAACCGAAAGTGCCACCGCAGAAGCCAAAGAAATTGACCACGGAAAC GCCacaacaggaagaaccaaaaccAATCGATGAACAGTTGATGAAAATACTGAGG ACTCGTCAGGCGCCTGTAAACATTGTGCCAAAAACAAAAG ACGAGCGCTCAACACAGAAACCCCCCTCGACACCACCTTCTGCAGATCTTGTCAGCTTGTTGCCAGCGCAATCAGGAGTGCACAAGCAAAATCAATCA CCACTCCAAATCCCCAGATCCTTTCCCGTTGCTATTAATTCAG GAAAGTTTGATAGCGAAGAGAGCggagatgacgacgacgacgatgacgacaACGATAATGACAATGTTGAGTTGCAGGAGACTCAGCCAAGTTCAATTGAATGCGAAGCTTCAACATGTCCAGCAGAGGAGCTTCATTTGCTC GAAGAACAAGATAGCAAAGAAAGAATATTCCTCTTCCAGCTCCCAAAATCTCTTCCTTTGCCCAGAAGGTCATCCAATATAGTTGAAACGAAAGGAAAAGCCACTGGCAAGGAGGTGAAGGAAGGATCCAACCTTCAGCAGCTGCCTCAGGGTTATTTGGGCAAAATGCTGGTATACAAAAGCGGCAAGGTCAAAATGAAGTTAGGGGACGTCTTGTTTGAT GTGAATCCAGGAGCAGAGAGTAGGATGCCACAACATGTAGTAGCTCTGAACACTCGAGAAAAACATTGTTGCTTACTTGGGGAGATTGAGAATCGGCATGTCATTGTGACTCCGGATGTTGATTCTTTGCTGAATGACAAGTAG
- the LOC112895535 gene encoding DNA-directed RNA polymerase III subunit RPC4-like isoform X5 gives MVQRIIKKKVSAVSLRYFRQLCYSDRYRNTFFSFRPQQEEPKPIDEQLMKILRTRQAPVNIVPKTKDERSTQKPPSTPPSADLVSLLPAQSGVHKQNQSKPLQIPRSFPVAINSGKFDSEESGDDDDDDDDNDNDNVELQETQPSSIECEASTCPAEELHLLQEEQDSKERIFLFQLPKSLPLPRRSSNIVETKGKATGKEVKEGSNLQQLPQGYLGKMLVYKSGKVKMKLGDVLFDVNPGAESRMPQHVVALNTREKHCCLLGEIENRHVIVTPDVDSLLNDK, from the exons ATGGTTCAGCGAATTATCAAGAAGAAG GTGTCAGCGGTGTCTTTAAGGTATTTTCGCCAACTGTGTTACAGTGACCGTTACCGCAACACATTCTTCTCTTTCAGGCCacaacaggaagaaccaaaaccAATCGATGAACAGTTGATGAAAATACTGAGG ACTCGTCAGGCGCCTGTAAACATTGTGCCAAAAACAAAAG ACGAGCGCTCAACACAGAAACCCCCCTCGACACCACCTTCTGCAGATCTTGTCAGCTTGTTGCCAGCGCAATCAGGAGTGCACAAGCAAAATCAATCA AAGCCACTCCAAATCCCCAGATCCTTTCCCGTTGCTATTAATTCAG GAAAGTTTGATAGCGAAGAGAGCggagatgacgacgacgacgatgacgacaACGATAATGACAATGTTGAGTTGCAGGAGACTCAGCCAAGTTCAATTGAATGCGAAGCTTCAACATGTCCAGCAGAGGAGCTTCATTTGCTC CAGGAAGAACAAGATAGCAAAGAAAGAATATTCCTCTTCCAGCTCCCAAAATCTCTTCCTTTGCCCAGAAGGTCATCCAATATAGTTGAAACGAAAGGAAAAGCCACTGGCAAGGAGGTGAAGGAAGGATCCAACCTTCAGCAGCTGCCTCAGGGTTATTTGGGCAAAATGCTGGTATACAAAAGCGGCAAGGTCAAAATGAAGTTAGGGGACGTCTTGTTTGAT GTGAATCCAGGAGCAGAGAGTAGGATGCCACAACATGTAGTAGCTCTGAACACTCGAGAAAAACATTGTTGCTTACTTGGGGAGATTGAGAATCGGCATGTCATTGTGACTCCGGATGTTGATTCTTTGCTGAATGACAAGTAG
- the LOC112895535 gene encoding DNA-directed RNA polymerase III subunit RPC4-like isoform X6, with the protein MKILRTRQAPVNIVPKTKDERSTQKPPSTPPSADLVSLLPAQSGVHKQNQSKPLQIPRSFPVAINSGKFDSEESGDDDDDDDDNDNDNVELQETQPSSIECEASTCPAEELHLLQEEQDSKERIFLFQLPKSLPLPRRSSNIVETKGKATGKEVKEGSNLQQLPQGYLGKMLVYKSGKVKMKLGDVLFDVNPGAESRMPQHVVALNTREKHCCLLGEIENRHVIVTPDVDSLLNDK; encoded by the exons ATGAAAATACTGAGG ACTCGTCAGGCGCCTGTAAACATTGTGCCAAAAACAAAAG ACGAGCGCTCAACACAGAAACCCCCCTCGACACCACCTTCTGCAGATCTTGTCAGCTTGTTGCCAGCGCAATCAGGAGTGCACAAGCAAAATCAATCA AAGCCACTCCAAATCCCCAGATCCTTTCCCGTTGCTATTAATTCAG GAAAGTTTGATAGCGAAGAGAGCggagatgacgacgacgacgatgacgacaACGATAATGACAATGTTGAGTTGCAGGAGACTCAGCCAAGTTCAATTGAATGCGAAGCTTCAACATGTCCAGCAGAGGAGCTTCATTTGCTC CAGGAAGAACAAGATAGCAAAGAAAGAATATTCCTCTTCCAGCTCCCAAAATCTCTTCCTTTGCCCAGAAGGTCATCCAATATAGTTGAAACGAAAGGAAAAGCCACTGGCAAGGAGGTGAAGGAAGGATCCAACCTTCAGCAGCTGCCTCAGGGTTATTTGGGCAAAATGCTGGTATACAAAAGCGGCAAGGTCAAAATGAAGTTAGGGGACGTCTTGTTTGAT GTGAATCCAGGAGCAGAGAGTAGGATGCCACAACATGTAGTAGCTCTGAACACTCGAGAAAAACATTGTTGCTTACTTGGGGAGATTGAGAATCGGCATGTCATTGTGACTCCGGATGTTGATTCTTTGCTGAATGACAAGTAG
- the LOC112895533 gene encoding uncharacterized protein LOC112895533 isoform X2 — protein sequence MDFILNLPSSPFAAGFPFHRRLIGALLPLAPRCLRLQRFASTASRGGAPGLAGNALPPFSARRISIASSSPSFFRRGSKRTRSEDPKVIENEAECIVSRSPTSSRRFKWSKDRTKFLTDYLMQQASDTKGKEALFREDTLREAAEAVTQRFRRECGVADVQRRLTALGEKWQRIQKMKALGSVSWDHATRTISMREEDYQQYAMDHPKDSGMLNRPIEDYDELSFIFSDEYGPSADGIQLRKIQNTHSDDSKISEDPVEQKIACEDIRYLVLKIGELIDAIKSLKPRDFADDLWKAVTACGYNDRMSITAFEYFLKNEVEGKIFLVRSPDLRKEWLAKFFSSLL from the exons ATGGACTTCATCCTCAATCTCCCCTCCTCGCCCTTCGCAGCCGGCTTCCCCTTCCACCGGCGACTCATCGGTGCGCTCCTCCCCCTTGCTCCCCGTTGCTTGCGGCTGCAGAGATTTGCGTCAACAGCCTCTCGCGGTGGCGCTCCTGGGCTCGCCGGCAATGCATTGCCCCCGTTCTCGGCCCGGCGCATCTCAATCGCCTCTTCATCTCCATCGTTCTTCAGAAGG GGCAGCAAGAGAACAAGATCAGAGGATCCAAAAGTAATTGAAAATGAGGCAGAATGCATTGTCAGCCGCAGCCCAACTTCTTCGAGGCGATTCAAGTGGAGCAAAGACAGGACCAAGTTCCTCACCGATTACTTGATGCAACAGGCTTCAGATACCAAGGGAAAAGAAGCATTGTTCAGGGAGGATACCCTgcgagaagctgcagaggctgtTACTCAGCGGTTTCGGCGCGAGTGCGGTGTTGCTGATGTACAGAGGAGGTTGACGGCTCTGGGGGAGAAATGGCAAAGGATACAGAAGATGAAGGCCCTTGGTTCTGTTTCATGGGATCATGCCACTAGGACGATAAGCATGCGAGAAGAGGATTACCAGCAGTATGCCATG GATCACCCGAAGGATTCAGGGATGCTGAACAGGCCTATTGAGGATTATGATGAGCTTTCCTTCATCTTCAGCGATGAATATGGTCCATCAGCAGATGGAATTCAGTTGAGAAAGATCCAGAATACCCACTCTGACGATAGTAAGATATCTGAAGATCCCGTGGAGCAGAAGATAGCTTGTGAGGACATCCGCTACTTAGTTCTTAAGATTGGGGAGTTAATAGATGCCATAAAAAGCTTAAAGCCCAGAGACTTTGCTGACGACTTGTGGAAAGCGGTTACAGCTTGCGGTTACAACGACAGGATGTCAATCACTGCGTTTGAGTATTTTCTGAAGAACGAGGTTGAAGGGAAGATTTTCCTTGTGCGTAGCCCGGATCTTCGCAAGGAATGGTTAGCTAAGTTCTTCTCTAGTCTTCTGTGA
- the LOC112895533 gene encoding uncharacterized protein LOC112895533 isoform X1 — MDFILNLPSSPFAAGFPFHRRLIGALLPLAPRCLRLQRFASTASRGGAPGLAGNALPPFSARRISIASSSPSFFRRQGSKRTRSEDPKVIENEAECIVSRSPTSSRRFKWSKDRTKFLTDYLMQQASDTKGKEALFREDTLREAAEAVTQRFRRECGVADVQRRLTALGEKWQRIQKMKALGSVSWDHATRTISMREEDYQQYAMDHPKDSGMLNRPIEDYDELSFIFSDEYGPSADGIQLRKIQNTHSDDSKISEDPVEQKIACEDIRYLVLKIGELIDAIKSLKPRDFADDLWKAVTACGYNDRMSITAFEYFLKNEVEGKIFLVRSPDLRKEWLAKFFSSLL, encoded by the exons ATGGACTTCATCCTCAATCTCCCCTCCTCGCCCTTCGCAGCCGGCTTCCCCTTCCACCGGCGACTCATCGGTGCGCTCCTCCCCCTTGCTCCCCGTTGCTTGCGGCTGCAGAGATTTGCGTCAACAGCCTCTCGCGGTGGCGCTCCTGGGCTCGCCGGCAATGCATTGCCCCCGTTCTCGGCCCGGCGCATCTCAATCGCCTCTTCATCTCCATCGTTCTTCAGAAGG CAGGGCAGCAAGAGAACAAGATCAGAGGATCCAAAAGTAATTGAAAATGAGGCAGAATGCATTGTCAGCCGCAGCCCAACTTCTTCGAGGCGATTCAAGTGGAGCAAAGACAGGACCAAGTTCCTCACCGATTACTTGATGCAACAGGCTTCAGATACCAAGGGAAAAGAAGCATTGTTCAGGGAGGATACCCTgcgagaagctgcagaggctgtTACTCAGCGGTTTCGGCGCGAGTGCGGTGTTGCTGATGTACAGAGGAGGTTGACGGCTCTGGGGGAGAAATGGCAAAGGATACAGAAGATGAAGGCCCTTGGTTCTGTTTCATGGGATCATGCCACTAGGACGATAAGCATGCGAGAAGAGGATTACCAGCAGTATGCCATG GATCACCCGAAGGATTCAGGGATGCTGAACAGGCCTATTGAGGATTATGATGAGCTTTCCTTCATCTTCAGCGATGAATATGGTCCATCAGCAGATGGAATTCAGTTGAGAAAGATCCAGAATACCCACTCTGACGATAGTAAGATATCTGAAGATCCCGTGGAGCAGAAGATAGCTTGTGAGGACATCCGCTACTTAGTTCTTAAGATTGGGGAGTTAATAGATGCCATAAAAAGCTTAAAGCCCAGAGACTTTGCTGACGACTTGTGGAAAGCGGTTACAGCTTGCGGTTACAACGACAGGATGTCAATCACTGCGTTTGAGTATTTTCTGAAGAACGAGGTTGAAGGGAAGATTTTCCTTGTGCGTAGCCCGGATCTTCGCAAGGAATGGTTAGCTAAGTTCTTCTCTAGTCTTCTGTGA